In Methanobrevibacter wolinii SH, the genomic stretch TGATATGAAAGTTGCTCAAGAAGAAATATTTGGACCAGTTGCTGTTGTTATTCCATTTAAAGATGAAAAAGATGTTGTTGAAATGGCAAATGATAGTACCTATGGTTTAGGTGGAGCAGTTTGGACTCGTGATATCAATCGTGCTATACGTGTATGTAATGCAATTGAAACTGGTCGTATGTGGGTAAATACTTATAATTCTATTCCTGCAGGTGCTCCATTTGGAGGTTATAAACAATCTGGTATTGGTCGTGAAACTCATAAAGTTATATTAGAACATTATACTCAAATGAAAAATATTATGATCAATTTATCAGAAGAACCTAGTGGTTTCTATCCAAAAAAATAAGTGTTTTTTTAGAGTAATTATTGAATTTTAATTCAATATTTATTCATTTTTTTCCATTTAGATATTTAATTAAGGTGATTCTCATGGGCGCATATGATTATAAAAAGATAATTGCAAAAGAATCTTCTGATATCTATCTAAATGAAACATTATTTATGGATATTTTTAGATCTATTAGATGGGCTGATGGTGTATATTGTCCTAAATGTAAATCTTTCGATGTATATAAAAAAGGATTTTTAAAAAAATCTAATTATAAAGGTAAAATTAGAAAATACACTTGTAAAAAATGTAATAATAATTTCAATGATTTTACAAATACCTTCCTTGAAAATTCAAAAATCCCTATAAGTGTTATTTCATTTATATTATTTAATATGGATTCTATGTCTGTAACTGAAATGGCGAAATATTTGGGTTGTAGTAGAAACACGATATATAGAATAATTAAAGATATCTATAAATCTATTGGAAATAAACATGAAAACTTTGTTTTAACTAATAACGGATACTTATCAGAATTCAAAGTTGATTTCAAAGATAAGAGGTGTTTAAATGAAAATTAGTGTAATTGGAGGTACTGGTCCTCAAGGTTTAGGAATAGCAAAACGTTTAGCTATTGCAGGTGAGGATGTAATTGTAGGATCAAGAAAGGAAGAAAAAGCATTAAAAATTGTTAATGAAACTATTGATGAACTTAAAGATTATGATATCTCTATTGAAGGTATGGCAAATGAAGATGCAGCTAAAAATGGAGATATATTAATAATGACAGTTCCTTTAGTTGCTCAAGCTCCTACATTAAAAACAATTAAAGAATTTGTAGGTGATAAAGTATTTATAGATGCTACAGTTCCTCTTGAAACAGCAATTGGTGGTTCTCCTAAAAGATGTATTGGTATTTGTGAAGGTTCTGCTGCAGAAAGAACTCAAGCTTTATTAAAAGGTACTGGTGCAAAGGTTGTTTGTGCATTTTGTAATATTAGTAATTCTTTATTATTAAATATTCCAAATGATATTGATTGTGATTGTTTAATTGCAGGAGATTATCAAGATGCAAAAGATATTTCTATGGAATTAATTAACAAGATTCCAGGTGTAAAATGTATTGATGCAGGACCTCTTGAAAGATCAAGAATGATAGAAGAAATCACCCCATTACTTATTGCTTTAAACATTAAGTATAAATCACAATTTGGTGGAATTAGAATCACAGGTATTGATTCTAAATAAATTTATGCCCCATTGAGAGTGAATTGCTACTTGATTTGTCCCTTAAATATTTTTATATGATTAAGAATCTATTTGATTCTTTTTCATATAAATAAAAATAGTATTTTATCATAAGTTCTATTAGTTTAATAATTAGGTAAACTTAATATTTGGGATTTTTTTATTTCTAATCTGCCATATATTATCTTTAATATATTAATTGAATATTATCTAGTAAATTATATTTATATTTAATAAATTAATTCCATTTGGAATTTTTACACTTTATGAAAATAATCTTCCCCATATATTATTGAATCTAAAGAATAAAATATAATTTAAAATTAATTAAAAAATTTTATTAATTGTTTCCTCTTTATTAAATTATACATGAAAACCCTATAAGTATGTCTTAATAAGATTAAAACTAGTAGTTAGTAAATATTCATTAATATATAAGTTTACCTTATTATTTAGTTATGGTATTAATTTATTTTAATTAATGCCATAATCTCCTTTAAATAAATTTTTAACTTATTTTTAAAAAAAGTAAAATCTAAGATTTAGATTTTATAATGTTGTAACAGTACAACCATCTTCTTCAACAATGATTGTGTGTTCTGTCTGAGCTACCATTCCATTAGTTTTTTCTTTTAATGGATGATATGCATATATTGCCATTGCTCTTGAAAGATTTCTCATTGAAGCATGTAATCTATTTTTATTAAAATCTTTTGTTAACCATCTTCCAGAGAATGGTAAATCTCTATAATTATGTTCTATATGTTTTAAAACTTTTTTATCATGAGCCATTCTAAATGGTCTATCTCTCATAAATGAAAAAATGTATGCTCCTGGAATATCATCTACAACACCTATACCATCAGTTGCAAATGGTTCTACAGCAATTACATCTCCTTCTTCTAATTTATGTGTACTATGATTATTGTAATTAGGTATAGATAGTCCTGCATGTAAATTCCAATGTTCAAGACTATGTCCTGTTAAATTAGTAATTGGATTTAATTCATATTCATGTATTGCATCTTCTACTGCTTGACCTATTTCTCCAATTTCAACACCTGCATGTATTGTATCAATTGCTGCATTAAGTGCACTTTCAGATGCTTCAATAATATTTTGATTTTTCTCTAATGTTTTATCATCAAATACTTCTTCAAGATTATCTCCTGGAGCCATTATTGTAACAGCAGTATCTGAGATATAACCATTTACTTCAGCACCAAGATCTAATTTAACTAAATCTCCAGTTACAATTTTATTTTTATCTCCAAGTGGAGAGGTATAATGTGCAGTGATTTCATTTATTGAAACATTACATGGGAATGATATTCCAGCACCTTTATCTAA encodes the following:
- the map gene encoding type II methionyl aminopeptidase; the protein is MLTEEERKSYMEAGKIISEVRKDAIKLIKNDTPIIDLVEFVEGGILDKGAGISFPCNVSINEITAHYTSPLGDKNKIVTGDLVKLDLGAEVNGYISDTAVTIMAPGDNLEEVFDDKTLEKNQNIIEASESALNAAIDTIHAGVEIGEIGQAVEDAIHEYELNPITNLTGHSLEHWNLHAGLSIPNYNNHSTHKLEEGDVIAVEPFATDGIGVVDDIPGAYIFSFMRDRPFRMAHDKKVLKHIEHNYRDLPFSGRWLTKDFNKNRLHASMRNLSRAMAIYAYHPLKEKTNGMVAQTEHTIIVEEDGCTVTTL
- the npdG gene encoding NADPH-dependent F420 reductase, yielding MKISVIGGTGPQGLGIAKRLAIAGEDVIVGSRKEEKALKIVNETIDELKDYDISIEGMANEDAAKNGDILIMTVPLVAQAPTLKTIKEFVGDKVFIDATVPLETAIGGSPKRCIGICEGSAAERTQALLKGTGAKVVCAFCNISNSLLLNIPNDIDCDCLIAGDYQDAKDISMELINKIPGVKCIDAGPLERSRMIEEITPLLIALNIKYKSQFGGIRITGIDSK
- a CDS encoding NUMOD1 domain-containing DNA-binding protein — translated: MGAYDYKKIIAKESSDIYLNETLFMDIFRSIRWADGVYCPKCKSFDVYKKGFLKKSNYKGKIRKYTCKKCNNNFNDFTNTFLENSKIPISVISFILFNMDSMSVTEMAKYLGCSRNTIYRIIKDIYKSIGNKHENFVLTNNGYLSEFKVDFKDKRCLNEN